From a single Streptomyces sp. 1331.2 genomic region:
- a CDS encoding EamA family transporter, which translates to MTSYAAVPFRHGLLSISAAAVAWGVGGAVAALLMRTSGLGPVAVSCWRFGVAALCLALLPTGGEARAGRGAVRRGSAGWGPARWGSAVLTGLGLAISQCAYFGSVHYAGLGLGTLITIGAGPVLTGLGAHLLLGERLTGRALGAVALALAGLTLLVAAPAAGPRPLLGAALAVLAGAGQSGLTLWARGGGSARAGTGAFTTGLLCLLPLAAVQGVLPTAGEPAVTGAALLFLGTVPTLLAYRWYFTGLTAVPGTTASVLVLLEPATAAVIGVLFLGEPVTAGLLAGSALLLAAIAALARG; encoded by the coding sequence ATGACCTCGTACGCTGCCGTGCCCTTCCGGCACGGCCTGTTGTCCATTTCCGCCGCCGCCGTCGCCTGGGGCGTGGGCGGGGCGGTGGCCGCGCTGCTGATGCGCACCAGCGGCCTCGGCCCGGTGGCCGTCTCCTGCTGGCGCTTCGGAGTCGCGGCGCTCTGCCTGGCCCTGCTGCCGACCGGCGGCGAAGCCCGGGCCGGACGGGGCGCCGTCCGGCGGGGCTCCGCCGGGTGGGGCCCCGCTCGGTGGGGCTCCGCCGTGCTGACCGGGCTGGGGCTGGCGATCAGCCAGTGCGCCTACTTCGGCTCCGTGCACTACGCGGGCCTGGGGCTGGGCACCCTGATCACCATCGGCGCCGGCCCCGTGCTCACCGGGCTCGGCGCCCACCTGCTGCTCGGCGAACGGCTGACCGGGCGTGCGCTCGGCGCGGTCGCCCTGGCGCTGGCGGGCCTCACCCTGCTGGTCGCCGCCCCGGCGGCCGGCCCGCGCCCGCTCCTGGGTGCGGCCCTGGCCGTCCTCGCGGGCGCCGGCCAGAGCGGCCTCACCCTCTGGGCCCGCGGCGGCGGCTCGGCCCGGGCCGGCACCGGCGCCTTCACCACCGGCCTGCTCTGCCTGCTCCCGCTCGCGGCCGTCCAGGGCGTCCTGCCGACGGCCGGGGAACCGGCGGTGACCGGGGCCGCGCTGCTCTTCCTCGGCACCGTGCCCACGCTGCTCGCCTACCGCTGGTACTTCACCGGGCTGACGGCCGTCCCGGGCACGACAGCCTCGGTGCTGGTGCTGCTGGAGCCGGCGACCGCGGCGGTGATCGGCGTGCTGTTCCTCGGCGAGCCGGTCACGGCCGGCCTGCTGGCCGGCTCGGCGCTGCTGCTCGCGGCGATCGCGGCGCTGGCCCGCGGCTAG